In the Mycolicibacter sp. MU0102 genome, one interval contains:
- a CDS encoding alkaline phosphatase family protein translates to MTGAASAFVALGLGQLASAPDAHADDFDMLIDQVLNSMTSFLEMGSVSSVLGPQVDTELISWLGSLDPIAPLSADTQLMSQNLLVNPGFETADPSGSGYSGVTIPGWTETGTPTVIAYGTPMGYPSPVSTPIPAWSSFPQTAPPGAGDNFAGGGPVGTSSISQTVDVAGAAGTPYALSADLGGQGWDSSSASVQVTFYDAHGDVVGTGPLAPVSVWDRLGFTGFEDRSITGTVPEGAVSAQVTTTFTDRDWVLGNYNGAYADNESFTVGDPSLTAAPLVAPTSDVGQLDHVFVIYMENKGAADIVGSPNAPYMNSLINTYGYDDNYYALGHPSDPNYFRILGGSDFGIDYNSALNSIDAPNLMQEMDQAGISWAGYAQSMPSAGDLVSSGDYSADELPFAQFGYVYGNTTPDYLPDHLLPLTQLSTDLADPSKFPGFTWIAANEDNNGEGPVDTLSGVLQFIATQLGDHQYNVAAADQFVQQEVSTIESSKTWTDPNEKDAIIIVTDEDNNNLSLGFGNQGNNVPMIVIPSAGAVTYGGMQSGNFTTDAYYNEYSLMATIEDALGLAPLTDNDMYAQAMNAFWK, encoded by the coding sequence ATGACGGGCGCGGCCAGCGCGTTTGTGGCGCTGGGGCTGGGGCAGCTGGCGTCTGCGCCCGACGCCCATGCCGACGACTTCGACATGCTCATCGACCAGGTCCTCAATTCGATGACGAGTTTCCTCGAGATGGGCTCGGTCAGCAGCGTGTTGGGGCCGCAGGTGGACACCGAACTCATCAGCTGGCTCGGCAGCCTCGATCCGATTGCCCCACTCAGCGCCGACACGCAATTGATGAGCCAGAACCTGCTGGTCAACCCCGGCTTCGAAACAGCCGATCCTTCCGGGTCGGGCTACAGCGGGGTGACCATCCCGGGCTGGACCGAGACCGGCACCCCGACGGTGATCGCCTACGGCACCCCGATGGGTTATCCGTCGCCGGTGTCGACTCCCATCCCCGCGTGGTCGAGCTTTCCGCAGACCGCGCCGCCGGGCGCCGGTGACAACTTCGCCGGCGGCGGACCGGTGGGCACCTCGAGCATCAGCCAGACCGTCGATGTCGCCGGTGCGGCGGGGACGCCGTACGCGCTGAGCGCGGATCTCGGCGGCCAGGGCTGGGACTCGTCCTCGGCTTCGGTGCAGGTCACCTTCTACGACGCCCACGGCGACGTGGTGGGCACCGGCCCGCTCGCGCCGGTCTCGGTATGGGATCGACTGGGCTTCACCGGGTTTGAGGACCGCTCTATCACCGGGACCGTCCCCGAAGGCGCCGTCTCCGCGCAGGTGACCACGACCTTCACCGACAGGGACTGGGTCCTGGGCAACTACAACGGCGCCTACGCCGACAACGAGTCGTTCACTGTCGGTGATCCCAGCCTTACCGCCGCCCCGCTGGTGGCACCCACGTCCGACGTCGGTCAACTGGACCACGTGTTCGTCATCTACATGGAGAACAAGGGAGCCGCCGACATCGTCGGCAGCCCCAACGCGCCGTACATGAACAGCCTGATCAACACCTACGGCTATGACGACAACTACTACGCGCTGGGCCACCCCAGCGACCCCAACTACTTCCGGATCCTGGGCGGATCGGACTTCGGCATCGACTACAACTCCGCCTTGAACTCCATCGACGCACCGAACCTCATGCAGGAAATGGATCAGGCGGGCATCTCGTGGGCCGGCTACGCGCAGAGCATGCCGAGCGCCGGTGACCTCGTGTCATCCGGTGACTACTCCGCCGACGAACTGCCGTTCGCCCAATTCGGTTACGTCTACGGCAACACCACCCCTGACTATCTGCCGGACCACCTGCTTCCGCTGACGCAGTTGTCCACCGACCTCGCTGACCCGAGCAAGTTCCCCGGATTCACCTGGATCGCCGCCAACGAGGACAACAACGGGGAAGGCCCGGTCGACACGCTCAGCGGTGTTCTCCAGTTCATCGCCACCCAACTCGGAGACCATCAGTACAACGTCGCGGCCGCCGACCAGTTCGTCCAGCAGGAGGTCTCCACCATCGAGAGCTCCAAGACGTGGACCGATCCGAACGAGAAGGACGCGATCATCATCGTCACGGACGAGGACAACAACAACCTCTCACTGGGCTTCGGCAACCAGGGCAATAACGTTCCGATGATCGTCATCCCGAGCGCGGGCGCGGTGACGTACGGGGGGATGCAATCCGGCAACTTCACCACCGACGCCTATTACAACGAGTACAGCCTGATGGCCACCATCGAAGACGCCTTGGGTCTGGCCCCGCTCACGGACAACGACATGTACGCCCAGGCCATGAACGCCTTCTGGAAGTAA
- a CDS encoding CGNR zinc finger domain-containing protein — protein MEIVVAGPADEALLLDLLNSTPVVDGVSHDELDDPASAQAWLNAHGIALTRGQLQELRDVRAALQAVVRGELAPQAVQPFLNGVELSPVVSDDGIAWTLSARETSQAVARVILAWDGLRISSPGRLRPCANSECQLFLIDRSKPNTARWCSMAICGNRMKARRHYERSKTTTGE, from the coding sequence ATGGAGATTGTTGTGGCGGGGCCCGCCGATGAGGCCCTGCTCCTGGACCTGCTCAACAGCACTCCGGTCGTCGATGGCGTGTCACACGATGAACTCGACGATCCGGCCAGCGCGCAGGCATGGCTGAATGCGCACGGCATCGCTCTCACCAGGGGGCAGCTTCAGGAACTCCGTGACGTCCGGGCCGCGTTGCAGGCGGTGGTGCGTGGCGAGCTGGCTCCGCAGGCCGTGCAGCCATTCCTCAACGGCGTTGAGCTATCCCCCGTCGTCTCTGACGACGGCATCGCCTGGACCCTGTCCGCGCGCGAGACCTCGCAAGCCGTCGCGCGGGTGATACTCGCGTGGGACGGCTTACGGATCTCCAGCCCCGGCCGGCTGCGCCCCTGCGCCAACTCCGAATGCCAGCTGTTCCTGATCGATCGCAGCAAGCCCAACACGGCACGGTGGTGCTCGATGGCCATCTGCGGCAACCGCATGAAGGCGCGCCGGCACTACGAGCGGAGCAAAACCACGACCGGCGAGTGA
- a CDS encoding alpha/beta fold hydrolase: MVTSVRHQYATVDGRRLFYREAGSAGAPAIVLLHGFPTSSYMFRDLITRLADDYYVIAPDHLGFGYSDMPLVTEFDYTFDNLAALTQGLLDHLGLQRYAIYVQDYGAPIGWRLALNRPESISAIITQSGNGYDEGFVETFWKTVWDYQREQTAATEAAIRTALDVESIKWQYLTGVPDESLVSPDTWTLDAALLTRPGNDEIQLKLFRDYATNSPMYPALHDYLRTSGVPVLAVWGQGDPIFGPAGARAFDRDARNAEIHLLDGGHFLLETAADEVAELIKNFLRRTGQ, encoded by the coding sequence ATGGTTACTTCTGTCCGGCACCAGTACGCCACCGTCGACGGGCGACGATTGTTCTACCGGGAGGCGGGAAGCGCCGGCGCGCCCGCGATCGTGCTGCTGCACGGCTTTCCGACCAGCTCCTACATGTTCCGGGACCTCATCACCCGCTTGGCGGACGACTACTACGTGATCGCTCCCGATCACCTTGGCTTCGGCTACTCGGACATGCCGCTGGTCACCGAGTTCGACTACACCTTCGACAATCTCGCCGCACTCACCCAGGGGCTGCTGGATCACCTCGGGCTCCAGCGTTACGCGATCTACGTCCAGGACTACGGGGCGCCGATCGGTTGGCGGCTGGCGCTGAACCGGCCCGAATCCATCAGCGCGATCATCACGCAGAGCGGCAACGGCTACGACGAGGGCTTCGTCGAGACCTTCTGGAAGACCGTCTGGGACTACCAACGTGAGCAGACGGCGGCGACGGAGGCGGCCATCCGCACGGCGCTGGATGTCGAGTCGATCAAATGGCAGTACCTGACCGGCGTGCCGGACGAGTCGCTGGTCAGCCCGGATACCTGGACCCTGGACGCCGCGCTACTGACTCGCCCGGGCAATGACGAGATTCAGCTCAAGTTGTTCCGGGACTACGCCACCAATTCGCCGATGTATCCCGCTCTGCACGACTACCTGCGCACCAGCGGAGTTCCGGTGCTGGCCGTTTGGGGACAAGGGGACCCGATCTTTGGGCCGGCGGGCGCCCGGGCGTTCGACAGGGACGCGCGCAATGCCGAAATCCATCTGCTCGATGGCGGTCACTTCTTACTGGAGACCGCCGCCGACGAAGTCGCCGAACTGATCAAGAACTTCCTGCGTCGCACCGGACAGTGA
- a CDS encoding zinc-binding alcohol dehydrogenase family protein, producing MDTTQTSGVPTAPAVVREVPGGPAMRAIILDGFGGLDALTYTDIPKPLPKHGEVVIRVKGFGINHAEMHMRRGEWAEAAEVSGIECVGIVDACPGGEFPVGAKVAALMGGLGRTINGSYAQFTRVRAANVALIETDLPWDQLAALPETYATAWTCLFRNLDLTAGQTIVIRGATSSFGQAAVKLAVEAGARVIATTRNRERFGLLTSLGVERAELEIPDLSAHLAEAKRVDAVLDLVGNSTILDSLNILRRGGTACLAGWLGGLDPIADFNPLLQMPSGVNLSFFGSFVFGTPGFALADVPLQDIADKVRAGRLQAAPSHVFAFDQIREAHRVMEAGEAGGKMVVLVD from the coding sequence ATGGACACAACGCAGACATCGGGTGTTCCGACCGCGCCCGCAGTGGTGCGCGAAGTGCCAGGCGGCCCGGCCATGCGGGCCATCATTCTCGACGGATTCGGTGGCCTGGACGCGTTGACCTACACCGACATCCCCAAGCCGCTGCCGAAGCATGGTGAGGTCGTGATCAGGGTCAAGGGATTCGGCATCAATCACGCCGAAATGCACATGCGTCGAGGCGAGTGGGCCGAGGCCGCCGAAGTCAGTGGTATCGAATGCGTCGGCATTGTCGATGCCTGCCCCGGCGGCGAATTCCCGGTCGGCGCCAAAGTCGCTGCGCTGATGGGCGGGCTCGGCCGCACCATCAACGGCAGCTACGCCCAATTCACCCGGGTGCGCGCCGCGAACGTGGCGCTGATCGAGACGGATCTGCCGTGGGATCAGCTGGCCGCGCTGCCGGAAACCTACGCCACCGCATGGACCTGTCTGTTTCGCAACCTCGACCTGACCGCCGGGCAGACCATCGTGATCCGCGGGGCGACATCGTCTTTCGGGCAGGCTGCCGTGAAGCTGGCGGTGGAGGCCGGTGCGCGGGTGATCGCCACCACCCGCAACCGGGAACGGTTCGGCTTGCTGACCTCGCTCGGTGTCGAACGTGCCGAGCTGGAGATTCCCGATCTGAGTGCGCACCTTGCCGAGGCCAAGCGCGTCGACGCCGTCCTCGATCTGGTGGGCAACAGCACGATCCTCGACTCTCTGAACATCCTGCGCCGGGGCGGTACGGCGTGTTTGGCCGGCTGGCTCGGCGGACTGGATCCGATCGCTGACTTCAACCCATTGCTGCAGATGCCCAGCGGTGTCAACCTCAGCTTCTTCGGCAGCTTCGTGTTCGGCACTCCCGGCTTTGCGCTGGCGGATGTTCCGCTGCAGGACATCGCCGACAAGGTCCGTGCGGGGCGCCTGCAAGCCGCGCCCTCGCATGTCTTCGCTTTTGATCAGATCCGTGAAGCGCATCGCGTCATGGAAGCCGGGGAGGCCGGAGGCAAAATGGTGGTATTGGTCGACTGA
- a CDS encoding SDR family oxidoreductase → MKIAVAGGTGKTGRKVVEHLHSQGHHPVILARAHGVDLIQNTGIDAALDGVEAVIDVSDFATMNAKKAQASFGAATTNLLAAAQRNGVRHHVTLSIIGIDRATSGYYQGKLRQEEVVKAGAVPWTILRAAQFHEFADQVLAQVPGPIALVPKMQSQPIAVSEVAAHLCGLVTGEPQQMAPELAGPRVESVVDMVRQLIRRRGQHRPVIGLRIPGAAGKGMANGALLPTQPGPRGHQTYAEWLAALTQDNR, encoded by the coding sequence ATGAAGATCGCGGTTGCCGGCGGTACCGGCAAGACCGGACGCAAAGTAGTCGAGCATCTCCACAGCCAGGGCCACCACCCAGTGATCCTCGCCCGCGCCCACGGGGTCGACCTGATCCAGAACACCGGAATCGATGCCGCGCTCGACGGCGTCGAGGCCGTCATCGACGTCTCCGACTTCGCGACCATGAACGCCAAGAAGGCACAGGCCTCCTTCGGCGCAGCCACCACCAATCTGCTGGCCGCCGCGCAGCGCAACGGAGTTCGCCACCACGTCACGCTGTCGATCATCGGCATTGACCGAGCAACCAGCGGCTACTACCAAGGCAAACTGCGGCAAGAGGAAGTGGTGAAGGCCGGCGCCGTCCCGTGGACGATTCTGCGGGCAGCCCAGTTTCACGAATTCGCCGACCAAGTCCTGGCGCAGGTGCCCGGGCCGATCGCCCTGGTGCCGAAAATGCAGTCGCAACCGATCGCGGTCAGCGAAGTCGCCGCTCACCTGTGCGGCCTGGTCACCGGCGAACCCCAGCAGATGGCACCCGAACTCGCCGGCCCCCGCGTGGAATCGGTCGTCGACATGGTTCGGCAGCTGATCCGGCGGCGCGGGCAGCACCGGCCGGTCATCGGACTGCGGATTCCCGGTGCGGCTGGGAAGGGCATGGCAAACGGCGCGCTGCTGCCGACCCAGCCCGGGCCCCGCGGCCACCAAACCTATGCCGAGTGGCTGGCCGCGCTCACACAGGACAACAGGTAA
- a CDS encoding GMC oxidoreductase — translation MTYDYDVVVIGSGFGGSVAALRLTEKGYRVGVLDMGRRWAPADFPPNNWHVRKAMWAPKLGCFGPQRLTVLGKTFIASAVGVGGGSLIYGNTLYEPLERFFHDPQWAHITDWKSELAPYYEQARRMLGVTPTPHTTPADEVLLAVARDLGVEHTYHPTNVGVFFGDEPGKTVADPFFGGAGPDRAGCIGCAQCFTGCPHNAKNTTETNYLYLAERAGAQIHPMTMVTDVRPDGDGGYVVSTVRTGRWVRKRKRDFTAGQVVFAAASLGTQRLLHQLRDTGSLPHLSPRLGELTRTNSEEVPVVFTPDRDDFAQGVAITSSIHPEANTHVEVCRYGKGSNLLSMMGTHLIDGGPWRFARLMLTIARHPAMMLHSMFPRNASSHSIIVLVMQSLDNSLTTYRKRGLFGTRMTAKQGVGEPNPDWIPTAHDVARRMAEKVGGIAGGTYLDALNIPLTAHFIGGCPIGESADTGVIDPYQRAYGHPGVHVVDGSAITANLGVNPSFTITAQAERAMALWPNNGEPDSRPPLGQPYRRIAPVAPRHPTVPEGAPGALRLPLSPA, via the coding sequence ATGACATACGACTACGACGTTGTGGTGATCGGTTCGGGATTCGGCGGCAGCGTCGCGGCGCTGCGGCTGACCGAGAAGGGTTATCGCGTCGGTGTGTTGGACATGGGCCGCCGCTGGGCCCCCGCCGATTTCCCGCCCAACAACTGGCACGTACGCAAGGCGATGTGGGCACCGAAACTGGGCTGCTTCGGTCCGCAACGGCTGACCGTGCTGGGTAAGACGTTCATCGCCAGCGCCGTTGGGGTCGGCGGCGGGTCGTTGATCTACGGCAACACCCTCTACGAGCCTTTGGAACGGTTCTTTCATGACCCGCAGTGGGCGCACATCACCGACTGGAAGTCCGAGCTGGCGCCGTATTACGAACAGGCCCGCCGGATGCTCGGGGTGACGCCTACCCCGCACACCACCCCGGCCGATGAGGTGCTGCTGGCCGTGGCCCGCGACCTGGGGGTCGAGCACACCTACCACCCGACCAACGTCGGAGTCTTCTTCGGCGACGAACCCGGCAAAACCGTTGCGGACCCGTTCTTCGGCGGGGCAGGGCCGGACCGCGCCGGCTGCATCGGTTGCGCGCAGTGCTTCACCGGTTGCCCGCACAACGCGAAGAACACCACCGAGACCAATTACCTGTATCTGGCCGAGCGCGCCGGCGCCCAGATCCACCCGATGACGATGGTCACCGATGTGCGCCCCGACGGCGACGGGGGCTATGTGGTCAGCACGGTGCGCACCGGCCGGTGGGTGCGCAAGCGCAAACGGGACTTCACCGCCGGCCAGGTAGTGTTCGCCGCGGCCTCGCTGGGCACCCAGCGGCTGCTGCACCAGCTGCGCGACACCGGATCATTGCCGCATCTCTCGCCGCGCCTGGGCGAGCTGACTCGCACCAATTCCGAAGAGGTGCCGGTGGTGTTCACGCCCGATCGTGACGACTTCGCCCAAGGCGTGGCGATCACCTCGTCGATCCACCCGGAGGCCAACACCCACGTCGAGGTATGCCGCTACGGCAAGGGGTCCAACCTGTTGTCGATGATGGGCACCCATCTGATTGACGGCGGACCGTGGCGATTTGCCCGGCTGATGCTGACCATTGCACGCCACCCGGCGATGATGTTGCACAGCATGTTCCCCCGCAACGCCTCATCGCACTCGATCATCGTGCTGGTGATGCAATCGCTGGACAACTCGCTGACCACCTACCGCAAGCGCGGCCTGTTCGGCACCCGGATGACGGCGAAACAGGGTGTGGGTGAACCCAATCCGGATTGGATCCCGACCGCCCACGATGTGGCTCGCCGAATGGCCGAAAAGGTCGGCGGAATAGCGGGCGGCACCTACCTCGATGCGCTCAACATCCCGTTGACCGCGCACTTCATCGGCGGTTGCCCGATCGGTGAATCCGCGGATACCGGGGTCATCGACCCCTATCAGCGCGCCTACGGACATCCGGGCGTGCACGTGGTCGACGGGTCGGCGATCACCGCCAACCTGGGCGTGAACCCGTCGTTCACCATCACCGCGCAAGCCGAGCGGGCGATGGCGTTGTGGCCCAACAACGGTGAGCCTGATTCCCGCCCGCCGCTGGGCCAGCCGTATCGGCGCATCGCGCCGGTGGCCCCGCGCCATCCGACCGTTCCCGAAGGGGCGCCGGGCGCGTTGCGGTTGCCGCTGTCGCCGGCCTGA